Sequence from the Takifugu flavidus isolate HTHZ2018 unplaced genomic scaffold, ASM371156v2 ctg425, whole genome shotgun sequence genome:
TCCattaaaatggttgaaatggtcaaaatatcacatttaattccccttttatcacattaacaaacgcatcaaacaatctcatctgtttgtctgtgtaaaaacaggaaaacttcaTTTAACCTTTTCCAGGATTCCTGCACTCACCTTCTCCCGGTGGTCGAACTTTTACGATGCActctgaaaggcaaaaacacaaaggacagaATGTTAGAAATTGTGTCTGAAATTAGCAACtttacacacaggtgacatttagaaaaaaagagcattaacattgtcatttagacacatttaaagtcGTAACGAAACAACATTGTGACATCTGTCACAGATCAGACTGTTTTATAGAAGCGTTGTGTTGTGATTTAATTCTatatttcagcttctgctcatctCCACATGTTTGTAGCGTGATGTTTGTTCCAATCTccagtgtaaatatgtaaatgttgctttgtgtgtgcagactgttgcatttgtcttctgctcccgTCGGATTAGATGCAACTTCGGAACATTAAATCCTCTTTGACtctatttaatttccttttgtcGTATTTATATTATCTTCGCTCGCAGGTATTTGAACCTACCTGTCCGGAAGGGGCGTGGCTTAACTACGGCTTAACCACAGATGAATTATTGCTTCACTAAAGGATCCTAACCAGTCTCGGGCACTGATATAATGTCTGTTCTAGTCCATAAATGTGGCCCATCCTCAGCTCTTTCACGCTTTTACCACCAGTGTTCAGCCGCTGACGTCACGCTGGCGCCAGTGTCACCTGTGGAAACACCTTCCTGTGTGTTGGGTGGAGAAACTCACCCACCAGAAGGGAAATCTCAGATCGTGGGACTAGAGAAGAATGTGGAACTGTGCAGGTGTAAATCCCGCTGTCGCGCACTTCGGCCTTTTTGATCCTGATCGACGCGTTTCCCAAATCCAGAGCTTCTGGAAAATGAGCGACTCGTCCAGCGAACTGGGGGCTCTGGCCGGACCTGCCGCTCTCATAAGTTCTGCCCCGGTCGTAGAGGAAGACTTCCACGTCGTCGTCTTTCTTCCAGTCGAACACTTGGTCCCTGACGCTGCCGGAAGCGGAGCAGTTTAACACGACCTCGCTGTCTTCCTTCACCACCATGCGCGTCGGCTCTGGAGGATCAAACAGCAacgtcactctcacaccttcacacctgagccggagctgctgctgctccggggtcACTGCGACTATGACGGGCTCtgggggggacctgcagggctgctgcagcatctaaaGTCCTCACCAGCCTCGAGCTCGGGAACAGCTTTGATCCGAACGCTACAAACTCACTCTAATCACTATATTGATCCGTGCGAGGCGGGAGATGCTGAGGCGCGTGAGCAGCCGCCTCCTGCACGCGGaacctccaacacctc
This genomic interval carries:
- the LOC130520560 gene encoding butyrophilin subfamily 1 member A1-like isoform X2, translated to MLQQPCRSPPEPVIVAVTPEQQQLRLRCEGVRVTLLFDPPEPTRMVVKEDSEVVLNCSASGSVRDQVFDWKKDDDVEVFLYDRGRTYESGRSGQSPQFAGRVAHFPEALDLGNASIRIKKAEVRDSGIYTCTVPHSSLVPRSEISLLVECIVKVRPPGEGACSKPHIRTVDGGSDRELLQCEVKGAHPRPAVQWQDSSGRVLPALETKSEERDGRFYVTVRAIVSSSGDYSCVVTPKEACRENEARTLVYFGSSTGVRDGVIVGLLVLFAIAAVVVYFKFKAVKACGSSGKFTANACPCYR
- the LOC130520560 gene encoding butyrophilin subfamily 1 member A1-like isoform X1, whose protein sequence is MLQQPCRSPPEPVIVAVTPEQQQLRLRCEGVRVTLLFDPPEPTRMVVKEDSEVVLNCSASGSVRDQVFDWKKDDDVEVFLYDRGRTYESGRSGQSPQFAGRVAHFPEALDLGNASIRIKKAEVRDSGIYTCTVPHSSLVPRSEISLLVECIVKVRPPGEGACSKPHIRTVDGGSDRELLQCEVKGAHPRPAVQWQDSSGRVLPALETKSEERDGRFYVTVRAIVSSSGDYSCVVTPKEACRENEARTLVYFGSSTGVRDGVIVGLLVLFAIAAVVVYFKFKAVKAACGSSGKFTANACPCYR